CAGAATgtcaggctgctccaagccctgtccaacctggcattggacacttgcagggatggggcagccacagcctctctgggcaacccttgccagggcctgcccaccctcacagggaagaatttcttccttatacaTCAAATATAATAACTTTTGTTCTTAGTTAATCCTGATGCATTGATGAAACTAAACtaccctttttttcctctcaaggTTGTTAAATTACCTTTTAAAACTCTGCTTATCACCAGATTTTCCAGCTGTTAAATTGGAGATCCCATTCTGGTCTTGCCAGTATGACTGGCTACAAGTTAGCATGCTCAAAAACAGCTCACACATTTAGCAGCAAACAACAAGCTGAACTAAATAATACAAGACTAAAAGATGTTGGGAATAAGGTTACAGAAATCTCCTGAGTTCTTACTGCCGTGTTGCAAAAATAGCTAATATATGGGGCACATAATTTTTTCCAGCTCttatttagtatttttcttAGTATGTGGGAAATCTATTTTGGTGGGTTGTATCCAGTTCTCCATCCagtagcatttttaaaaagctgctcTGGGTGAAGAGACAGATACTTCAAGGAAGTTGTGAAAACTGACCGCAGGATTCTGGaggctgggattgttcaggtCTCCTCTATTCACCTTTCTGCTCTCTCTGGTCAAGTGAGCAGCCTACAGACATCCTGAGGAAGAACAAATGTTGGGTGCAAAACCACCATTTTCTTGAAAAGAACTTATTGGTAAGAACCAGATGTTGAAACTAAATGTACATACCCAAATGAGGGGTAAAGCATGCCTGTAACAaagaattgtaatttttttctagctCTTTCATTTGGGTACCAGTTAACCAAGCTGTTGTCTCAATACATGGTTAAATGAATGAAATCTTatggcatgattttttttctatagaagTCTTTTTAAGAAAGGTAACCAAATAAACAGTTACTTAGAGGTAACAGGCTGAGTTTCTCTTTTCAGCACGAATTTAGTTAAATACTCATGGTACCTTTGTTTCCTTAATGTTTTGGCTGTTTTGTAAAACTTGTTTCAGGAAGCACGAGCAGTGTTAGTGGTAGCAGTGGAAGTTCAACTAGAAACCTGTGGGTTAGTGGACTGTCTTCCAACACAAAAGCTGCTGACTTGAAAAATCTCTTTGGCAAATATGGAAAGGTATTTCATGGGGTGTGATACcatgtgtgttgtgtgtgtctcttcctcctctgtttGTTACTGAAATTGAGTAAAACTTGTTTTGAATAAGAGTTTGAGATGAAATGTCTAACCTGTGCCATCTGTTCTTGGAGCAGTAAGTAAAGAGTTCATGCATGCAGGAAGAACTGTATGTTCAttttagaagaaatttttctttctgttgagGTAAGATAAGTGCAAAAGGAATTTCACAAATATTTGAGTATTCTGGTCAGGACTGGCTTTTTAAATAATGATGACTATGTTCCTTTGTAGCAACTGTATTTAACCATGAGTGCAAGATAATGTGCTAACTGATAAAATTATAATATAAACAGTCTTTATAGACCCATTTGCTTTGGGagactgtttttaaaatgtgtgctgAGGGCTTTAGAATGGGAAAAATAGGTAAAAAGACATGACAGGCAATGTGTGATCCTTTAGGGACTCTCTTAAGGACTTTCTGGTTTTACAAGCTGCCTAAACTAAGTCTGGTTTTCTGATTTTGGTTAATTTAACAGGCAAGTTCTGTAGAAAATACAGAATCCTTATCAGCTGGGCAGTCTTCTAGAAACAGGCCTTTTTTCAGTTGATCTCATTTTCCAAAAGGAGTTGCTGATAACTGTATGAATTCAGTGTTCCTGTAAGCCTGTGCAGTTATGGCATTGTTGCATCTTGGCAGCTGGTTAGAACCTGAGCCCTGTGAATATCAAGTGTGTGTATTGATTATTGCATAGCTGATTTTTCTAGGGAATTTAGTAGGTGATTTTATTTAATACCTCACAAGTATGTAAACCTGAGAGTGTGTACTTTGTTCAAACTTCCAGTTCTTAGGCTGTTTTTGCTGTAAAGGTGGTTGGTTCCTGTATTTACTTAGCTTCccagttttaaattaattggGAAATACTTTATGCCTAAATGACTGTACCATTATAGGCTGCTAGAATGATAAAAGAAGACCAGTTCCATTAGCTGTAGAAATTCCAGcaaggagcaggaacagaaagCTTAATACTTTCTCAAGAACCAGATGTCAGAGCTGAGTGCTAAAATTGCTTAACTGACACATTTGCTCGGTGACCTTGAAGAATTGCCTCCCTTATTAAGTTACTTTATAACACTGCTGGCACCTTTCTGCCCTTAACTGGCAGCTGCTGAGTTTTTTGTGGGGGTTCACCTATCAGAGATGAACCATCAAATTCAGGTTAGTGGCGCTTCTGTGAATGAATTTTGACAGTAACTATGAAAAGAAGCATTTAGATAATGGGCATGAGGTGATGACTGGTCAGAACAGGATGCAAGCATTAATATGCCTTGATATGAAAGTTGGGATAAAGCTCCTAAAGCTGCAGCTTCCCGTGGCATtatatgcttttaaaaacttGGAGTGTCAGCCCTTCTAGTGGGGTGGGGGGTTATGTTGCTGTTGAagtgaatttattttgttttttttatataCTAGGGTGAAAATATTATTGGAATACTATTCCCTTTAGTAGAAATATCTCCCTCAATACCTAAATTTTACCTATTTATTTAGGTACTTGGTGCAAAGGTGGTTACAAATGCACGAAGCCCAGGGGCAAAATGCTACGGCATAGTAACAATGTCTTCTAGTACAGAAGTGGCCAGATGTATTGCACACCTGCATCGAACAGAGCTGCATGGACAGCAAATCTCTGTGGAGAAAGTAGGTTTAATAAGATGAAGACTTTTCCCAAAATAGACCATCTTTTACAAGGATCTGTATTAACCTATTtggttttgggaaaaaaatataggTGAAAGGTGATCCCTCCAAAAAGGAGCTGAAGAAGGAAAGCGATGAGAAGTCCAGTTCGGGGAGGAGCACGGGAGATAAGAAGACGGCATCAAGTGATAAAGCCAACAAGTAAGAAATTTCACATGTCTTTGGAAACTGTGGAAATCCTCCAAGTTGAATTTTCCTCACTGGATTTGTGTGTTCTTTTTCCTAATAAGAACTCCATCAaccaaaaaagaagaaaagaaatcagagaaatctgataaaaaagaaagtaaagaagCCAAGAAAACAGAAGGTAAAGATGAGAAGAGTGATAATGGAACAAGTGGCCCTAATCAAGAATCCACTAAAAAAAcggaagaaaagaaaagaataagtATGCCATTTAGCCATGTTTCTTCCTCTTGAGTCTGTGTGTCTGACTTGTCTTGGGGGCATGTTCTTGCTCTTAGTAGAAACCAGGCAATTAAACTCCTGTTCTCTTTTAGACTCCAGTAACACACGTATAACTTTTATGTTTTATACTAATACTCATTTACAGATGTGCTGGTATGCTTCTCCTGCCAGTACCAGTTCAATTTAGAGATTTAGAAATGTCACTAAGGAAAACTTTTAATAGACAAATagatgtgtgtgtatttttaaacctttctttttgttttttttcttttttcttctgcccCTTTCACTAGGTGGTAAAAGCCCAGGTCAAGTTGTAGTTTTAGACCAAGCAAAAGGAGACCAAGGCCACACTAGAACAGTTAGAAGGGGAAGGTTTGACAAAGTAAGTATATATAGATTTGATGCAATCCTTACCTGATTTGATATTACCTTGCAGTTGTTGTTTTCACTGAAGAGTCAATAAACTATCACAAACTGTTAAGCTTAGTCAGAAGCCTTGCATGCTTTGGGATAGCTCAGTCATTAATGGTAACTTGAACATAACATCCAGAAATCTCCCTAAATGAATGAGACTTCTGAAATAACCATTGTAATCTCTATCTATAGCCACAGATATTGAGGAACAAAGAGCGTATTATCCAAGATAAAGTGAAATTCAGGGAATACAGGGGTAGAAAGGATATCTTGCCTTTTGAAAAGATGAAGGAGCAGAGATTGCGAGAGCACATGGTTCGATTGGAAAGAATACGACGAGCTGTTGAACTCCGAAGGTAGTAATTCAACTTTTTGCTAAAGGCTATTTTATACATTAATTGATCAGATACTGGACTTAGAATCTAATCAGAATGCATTCTGTCGAGCCTTCTGCTACTCAGATGTTAAAGTCTGGGACTTTACCTAACAGTATCTTTAAGTGAATAAACAAACTccaacatttttcttaaatctttTAGTAGCCTTCTATGTAGACTTACAGCTTAGAGTTTGTTATTGGGGGGCTGTATCTCATAAGTGTTACTGCAtgtcagttttctttttgaaaatgtgaGAAGCTGACTGGGAGATGGGGCCAGAAATagtgtttgggatttgtttgtttttaaacagagagTGTTGTATATCTAGATGACAAATCAAgcataatataattttaaatagaagGGCTGAATGGCTACATTGCTCTGTTCTGCAGTTTTCCTATGGCCAAAAGTTTGCAAAGGACAGTTAAGTGAGTTGTGTTGTTAGCTGGATTTCTGTCAGCAAAGGGAAACAATTGCTAAACAAAGCAATTCTCAGCAAGCATGAAGCTTAAAGGAGAAATGccttttgtgtttcttctcAGCTGTACTGTAGGAGGTaggaagaggaaagcaaagTAAAGCTGTTCATGAGTCTGCTAACCTGTGTAAGTCAGAGTGGCCATGCTTGTCTGTCTTATTTTTTGGACAGaagacaaatacatttttttgttaGCTTGAAGAGGGCAAGATTTTAGATCCAAATTATATTCTTTGTTAAGTTGTTGTTACTGTGTGCCAGATAACAAATGAGAAATATAAATTCAGCATAAACTACATCAAGAGTGATGATTCTGGAAATAACTTCTCCTGTCTGTTGTCTGCTAATGATTCTGTAAGATAAGCTACAGTTTGGCGACTTGGGGCAAAAAGGAGTAGACTTTTGTTGCAAGGAATTCTGTGAGGAGCTTACTCTGAAATAGTTGTTTAATGTCTGTGCCTAAGGTGATGTTAgttttgaaagacaaaattcttcacatttatttcttctatCTCATTTTTTACTTCAGGCGAAGGGAAATCGCGGAGCGAGAGCGTCGGGAGCGAGAGCGGATCCGGATAATGCACGAGCGAGAGGAATGCttgcagagggagagggaacGCCTGGAAATTGAGAGgcagaagctggagagggagaggatggAGCGGGAGCGCTTGGAAAGGGAGCGTGTTCGGATCGAGCAGGTGTGCAGGTTTATTGGGAGGGAGGACAGTACCCTTTTGGAACACTGCCCGCTTTGCACTTGTGGtgaatttttctcttcactCTTCCACCCAgccctttttctttcacaaaagaACCAGCCAAACATTACATAAGCCACACTGTACAACACCAGTAACCTTTAGCTTGTTTGCCTGTGAGTAATTTGATGGCAAATACTTGCTACTGTGGTGGCTGTATGTGTCAGTCTCTAAAACTGCAATAGATCATATTGCCTGCACTAGTCTTCCATAATTTTACTAGATTTTCCTAGAGAATATCACTGCAAACTTCTAGAAGTGTGTTTCTGGGCAATAAATACAGTAGTAATACAAGAAATTACCTGGAGATACTTCTGTCTAACAGCCAATAACATCTCCAGATCTACTGTCTTCTTTTTAAGAGAAGCTTTCCCTGTGCTCTTTCATCTTAGATGCTACCCAGGGATGAATTCTATCAGATAGCCTTTGGTAGAAATCTGTCTAGGGTTAACTCTGTATACTTGCCAGCTGTTCTGTAGGTACCTCTGCTAAAGAGCTGTGCTGTTTGTCGTTGCTTTCGTGGCAGGAACGCCGAAAAGAGGCAGAACGGATTGCTCGGGAGAGGGAGGAGCtgcggcggcagcagcagcagctccgcTACGAACAGGAAAAGAGGAATTCTTTGAAACGGCCACGGGATGTAGATCACAGGTGGTTCTCAAACTGTTTTTCTGCACTGCTCAGTACAAAGAAACAGCTAACAGCCTTGTGTCAGATTTGAAAATGCATTTGGGCCTGAAACAAGTCATCATAGAAAAACTGGATTTCTGGTGTTCGTGTGGTTTTGACATCAGTTAATGCCAAACATGAAACACACCTTCTCCGTAGGAGGGAGTTGTGAAATTCGAGCAACAGCCCATGAATTAATTCTTGTTGTATGAAAAAAGCCCAACATAATTCAGTGGATTTGCTGACAAAAGCTGTTCTGCCTTAATGGTTGAAGCTTCTAGCTTCTGCTTTGTTAAGAATTCGTATTTCTGCTAAATGGATGGCTCAGGAAGTCAGGCTTTAATTTTTACTACCATTTAATGTTTGAGCCACATGAAGTGAATGGgctttgatttttgtttaaGAACAGGACTGAAACCTTAGCCATAAAATTGCCATCCTGGTAGATACAATAACAGAACATGAGTATTTCTTTGCCAGAGGAATAAAAACAGCTTCATTTTTCGAGGCTGCTGATTATACACTTAGTCTCATGTTCTGAGCGTAGCGACTCTGTACCCAAATGTTTCCTGGAAGCAAGGCTGTGATGTCTCCTACACTGTTCTTTCCTGAGAAAGCTCTTCAGACTTGTGGGTGTGAGTTTGTTTGGGTgggttggtttgctttttttctagagggcacttttttccctagaagagtattttcaaagaaaaaatctgCTACAGAGATGGTTTTGATGTTTTGTGGTTATTTTTATCCAAACTGCTTGACATGATATGCCATTGCTTAGATTTTATTATGTCTTCTATTGGGATTTTGTCTCTTCAAGATTTCAAACAGAGGGGTGTttaggtttgggggttttcttaaATGATTTTGTTCACTACTATTTAAAGAGTCTACCTTTGTTAGCAGCTTTCCAAACATCAAGTGAACATCTTTGAAAACAGACAACTGACTTGAATTTCCTGTATATTAGGCCTTGATTTGGCTGCATGTAACTGATGAGTGTTCCTTTGCTTTGGTTAAAGGAGAGATGATCCCTACTGGAATGAGAGTAAGAAGATGGCTCTCGATACAGATGCACGTTTTGGCCATGGCTCAGACTACAGTCGGCAGCAGAACAGGTTTAATGATTTTGATCACAGAGAACGAGGACGGTATCCAGAAGGTTCTTCTGTTCCATCATCATCTTTTGATAGGTGGGTTTAGATAATAGGGCAGGTATTTCCCTGCCAGCATCTCTATGGGTCTCACTGTGAACTGTTCAAAATTGAAAATGTTGCTAAGGGCTTAATACACTTCTGATGCAATAGAATTGCAGTAGCATCCTGACATTTCTTGTGTCTTCAGGACTGGCCATTTATATCATGGAATCTAATCTGCTTTTCTCTGAAGACTTTAAATTAGCTGCCTAGTGGCCTTTTTTTGAgacattttcacagaattttttgCAGTTACTCCTCTTTCACATCTAGTCATAAGTAGGTTCCAGTGGATTAGATGTGTCCTACTTGGTAAATCACCTCTTAAGAAGCAAGGCTAAAAGCAGCTGATTAATGGAGAGGTGAGAGTATTCATCAGAATCAGTGTAACTGTGCAGTAAATGTTCCAGGTCTGACCTCATAGTTCCATTAAACATCTCCAATAACTACTTATAAAGCTAAGTCCACAAAATTGTAGCTTCTGGACTTCTACTTTTATGCTGCAATGAACTAAAATTACATCTTCTGTCTGCCTTGAGAAATCCAACATTCCCCTCTGTTTCACATTAGGCAAAAAGGAGGGCCTATAACTGCTTAAATTACACTGATCAAATAAATGcataaagaaatgtaaaactgGCTGTTGGAACTCAAGTTCAAATTACAAttgtagaaataaatataattcGGAGTGGGAAGGATCTTTGAGATCTGTATCACAGGTATAGTAATAAACACGTAATACAAAGATGGGTGATACTTTATATACCCACACATGTGCAGAGAAATGTGACCATGGGAGAAAAGCAAATGACTTTTTCCTGCTCTAACAACTTAGGCGAGATCGTTTTGTAAATCAAGGTGAGGCCAAAAAGACTCGCCCAACAGCACGAAGAGAAGAGCCAGGGTTTGAGAGGTATCCCAAGAGCTTCAGTGAGtccaggagaaatgaacccccCCAGCCCAGAGGTGAACTTCGGGACACGGACAGACGGGAAGTGCGAGGAGACAGAGATGAGAGACGAACAGTGATCATTCACGACAGACCAGAAATGCCGCACGGTCGACATCCCAGAGAGACTGGTTCCAACCCACCCAGGCAAACCAACTGGAAGAGTGAGGGAAGCATAAGCACAGACAAACGGGATGGCAGGTAGGTTTGCTGGCTAACCAGTGAAAGTACCTATTCTTGTACAGTTTATCCATAGTTGCAATTCCTCAAGAATTGATGTACAAAGAGTAGACTCCCCTCCTCCTAAGGAATGGCAAAGTCTCTTGCCAAAAGCATTGGATAATACTGTAAGTTGTCAAATGCTGAATCTCATCTGTGAACTGAATGAGACGGTTCCCAGCTGTCTGTTCTTAATTGTATGGAGCGACATAGAGTAAAGAGGCTTTTGTGCAGAATAAAGATGTAAACAAGGAACAGGTGAGCTTAAGTAGCTAGAGAGCCACACAATTCTGAGTGTTTTTAAGAAGTCAGCTGCAAGTTGGTGGCAACCTGAAACCCAGAAGAGTCTTTGTGTCTGCATGTGCTGTGATTTGGTACCAATTCAATCCTACTGAAACCCCAATTTTGATGGAAGCAATTTCCACAGAGGCGACCGGCCGGATCGGTCGGGCAGGGAGGTGTCCGGCCATGTGCGGGGAGGCCCCCCTGGCAGCCGCAGCGGCGCCTCCGGCTACGGcggcagggaaggaggagaccGAGGCGTCATGGCAGAGAGAGGTGGAGGACAAGTGAGTCATCTTTGCTCTTTGTGTGCATGAGGGAGAGGCTGGAAAAACGCAGATTCATGCTGCAAAAATGACCATGCAGCAGCATAAAAGTGACTAGCAAGCATTTGGGCCATGTTCAACTTGGTCTTCTCTGTTCAAGGTTCTTTTTGGTCAGCTTTTTAATAACCTGAGAAATTGCAGAAAACTTGTCCAATTCTTTTTATGTCCAGCAACCTTATGGTAGAGCAGAACAGTACCTGAGTGGGTTGATGATTAAGTTTTCAAGATTTTGTTGTCATCCTGTTTTCAGGATTTTAACCTTGCACTGCCTGCTACTTCCAGTGCAGTTTGTCATTGTAATGTATAATGCGCTGCTGAGAGGAGAACCTTCTGCATGACTTGTCTTTAAAGACTGCAGACTAAATTGCTGCTGTTAGTAGGTCCTGAAGCATTTAAAAAGTGTTAGTGTTCCTCTTTCTTGAGTTTTATGTCAGTATGAGATCAGGGCAGAATTGGGAGTGAAGTATGAGTTCATGGGACTTCACTCCCTGCATACCCACACACTTGTCACTGCAACTGAGTTTCTGTTACACAGAATTAATAGGAATACTGTAAACATGTGTTAGTTGCCTATGGATTTAAAAGAACTTAAGAGGTGGTGGACTGATGGGTACTATGTAAGCTGTAGGATTAGCTTTCTTGAAGAGCTTGGTTCCTGTAGATAAAAATGCCCCTTTCATTCTGAGAACAGCTGTCACTCTGTTCCCAGCACTACAACGAGGACAGACACGTTGTGGAACGCCACAGTCGTGAAGCTGGACCAAGGAAAGAGTGGCACGGACCCAGTTCTCAGGGCAGTGGCTACCACGACACGAGGAGGATGGGAGATGGCCGTGGAGGAGGGGGCATGATGTCTCCACATACAAGGTACAGAAACTACTCCTCCCTCTCAGTTCCCTACTGAGCGCTCCAAGCTTTGGTTCCCTTAGAAAGTACAGTAGTGCCAGTGCAAGCAGCATGgcctgctgtggctgctgcataGCACACAAACCTTCCCTGCCAGCATGGGGCTccccagctgtcctggctggcaGCATTAGCCTGTCCAGCAGCATAGCAAGGAGGAACTTCTGCCAAGTCTCTCTTCCCTCATGTTTTCAATTCTCTTTGGAGACTTTAACAGTTGACTGATATGAGATGTAAGAACATTATTACTTGTATAGCAAGAGTTAAGATACTTCCATAACTTACCActtttttaaaacctttgttTCCAGTAACTCTTCACCAATTAATAGAGTTGTACAGATCACAGGCAATTCCATGCAGAGGGGAAGTGGCTCAGGATTTAAGCCATTTAAAGGTGGACCTCCACGAAGATTCTAAGATCTACAGCTGCTTGGTTTCAAGATAACTTATTGAAATCTCTTGTAAACTTTCTCTGATTAAAAACAGGAAATCTTGTCTGGAAGTCCTggttaaatttttttaatttaacatgATTATTTTCCTCTCAATTTTGGAGGCATTTTAATAGTTACGTTGTAATTTTGGATAGTTTTTGTGTATCTTTGATAAGCATTTTCCCTGAAGCACTAGAGCTGTGTAAAAAGGAATTGGAACCAAAATATTTGTTAATCCTGTATAAAGGAATAGTTTGCAGCTGTGTGCTAGTTGTTTGATTTGCCAACATTAGCTCTGTGGTGTCATGCTAACTTTAAAGCAACTCCTCTCAACATACACAACTATAACCTCCATTTTGAAGGTTGTCCAGGCTATTATCTCTGCTTTCTAATTTGTAGAGAAATAAGATTGTTCTTTCATTACTGGGTATTATGTAACCTATTTTTGCAGAAGGTACTGTTACATTGAGTGCATTTATGTGTATTCTTGCAAATGTATTCTTTTGAAATAAACCTTCATATTCTGTATAGCTTCTAGTAAGTCTTTGAAACAGTCTTTGGGAAGGAAGGCAGAATTAAACAGATGTGATGGCACAGCAAATCAAAACATGGGTGCCCTTAGTTTCTAACTAAAACTTGTCTCCGTCACAGAgttgaaaactgaaaagcacATTTGTTCACAGAAGAAAGATTAGTACCAAAATTAGTGGAACATTCAGGGGAGGcctaaagaaataattttaatttgctCCTTCTGTTTAGCAAAGGTCTCAGGGAGCTTTGATAGAGCTGATTTTTACACCAGCCTCCCCCAGACTTTGGAATCCTGTAGGTGCAGTCCTGTccaggaacagccacagctgctccctgctgtggcCTCAAGCAAAAGGGATGCATCTTGTTAAGCCTTTTGGTTTGGATCCACATGGAATGGCCCATGTTAAACCTTTCTGGCCCAGGCCCAATCAGAAATGtcaggggcagaggcagagactcGCTGGTCACCCAGCCAGGGTCAGGGGCCAGTCCCAAACCCAACCCACTTTGGGAGAGCTGGGTGTGGAGTTACCAGCTGAACAGAACCCAGGAGCTCAGGAAGGAGTCCTAGAATGGGAGCTGGAAGTGTTTCCTGGTCCAGGCTGCCTTTTAAAGGACTGAAGTGCCACACTTTAGGCACAAGGCATGAGAAAATGCTGGTGTTGCACATGCACCTTTGCCCCCCTCACAATCAGCTGCTGTGTGAGGAACTGCAAGGACCTGTAGAGGAACCAAGTAGCAGAAAATGAGTTACACTAAACTGGTTTTGAGTAAGCAGCCTTtcaggaaagaggagaggagagaaaccTGATATAACAGCACTGGCCATAATTAATCCTATGTGAATATTCACATCTGACAATAAACTTGagcttaaacaaaaaaaatgcactttcttAGCAAGGGAATCACTTCACTTGATGTATTTAATACATCTCTGTTGTCCAATGcttagaagaaaaatgtaagaaGCTCAGTTTACTGAGTTGTGTTGCAGGAGTTTCCAAGAGCAAGTGCAAGTTCCCAGTGCACTTTAAAAAGTGCCTGCATTGGgctgcagcctgtgcttcaTCAGGTCTGACAGCACGTGCAGAACAAGTATTTGTCAGGAGTTCCTAGTGGCTAATGGAGCAAATGGGAAATAGGGACGTTTATAACCTTAAAGCTCTAGAGGTACAAAAATACAACTTGAGTTGTGACTTTATCTTGCTTACATGACAGGTCTAGATGTGCTTCCAACAGTTAA
The nucleotide sequence above comes from Pithys albifrons albifrons isolate INPA30051 chromosome 13, PitAlb_v1, whole genome shotgun sequence. Encoded proteins:
- the SLTM gene encoding SAFB-like transcription modulator isoform X6 encodes the protein MAAAASAPAAAAAAGAPAGPAPPPAESKRISDLRVIDLKSELKRRNLDITGVKTVLIARLKQAIEEEGGDPDNIEISVSADTPTKKPTKGKGKKQEADELTGDASVEEDSFVKVIKDSELETQDTSDQDGNDELKDFKEPVEDENLNSKELSSAEKKRHHDPEPAEDPEKDSESQENKGQNVEDYTFPTAHDGEDEENEKEESLAEADHTAHEEMEANPSGKEAEDDNISVTIQAEDAITLDFDGDDLLETGKNVKITDSEASKPKDVQDTISQSLEKESKDYEMTENHKDGKKEDCVKGDPVKKEAREGSKKAESGDKEKDTLKKGPSSTGASGQAKSSAKESKESKTTSKDDKGSTSSVSGSSGSSTRNLWVSGLSSNTKAADLKNLFGKYGKVLGAKVVTNARSPGAKCYGIVTMSSSTEVARCIAHLHRTELHGQQISVEKVKGDPSKKELKKESDEKSSSGRSTGDKKTASSDKANKTPSTKKEEKKSEKSDKKESKEAKKTEGKDEKSDNGTSGPNQESTKKTEEKKRISGKSPGQVVVLDQAKGDQGHTRTVRRGRFDKPQILRNKERIIQDKVKFREYRGRKDILPFEKMKEQRLREHMVRLERIRRAVELRRRREIAERERRERERIRIMHEREECLQRERERLEIERQKLERERMERERLERERVRIEQERRKEAERIAREREELRRQQQQLRYEQEKRNSLKRPRDVDHRRDDPYWNESKKMALDTDARFGHGSDYSRQQNRFNDFDHRERGRYPEGSSVPSSSFDRRDRFVNQGEAKKTRPTARREEPGFERYPKSFSESRRNEPPQPRGELRDTDRREVRGDRDERRTVIIHDRPEMPHGRHPRETGSNPPRQTNWKSEGSISTDKRDGSNFHRGDRPDRSGREVSGHVRGGPPGSRSGASGYGGREGGDRGVMAERGGGQHYNEDRHVVERHSREAGPRKEWHGPSSQGSGYHDTRRMGDGRGGGGMMSPHTSNSSPINRVVQITGNSMQRGSGSGFKPFKGGPPRRF
- the SLTM gene encoding SAFB-like transcription modulator isoform X7, yielding MAAAASAPAAAAAAGAPAGPAPPPAESKRISDLRVIDLKSELKRRNLDITGVKTVLIARLKQAIEEEGGDPDNIEISVSADTPTKKPTKGKGKKQEADELTGDASVEEDSFVKVIKDSELETQDTSDQDGNDELKDFKEPVEDENLNSKELSSAEKKRHHDPEPAEDPEKDSESQENKGQNVEDYTFPTAHDGEDEENEKESLAEADHTAHEEMEANPSGKEAEDDNISVTIQAEDAITLDFDGDDLLETGKNVKITDSEASKPKDVQDTISQSLEKESKDYEMTENHKDGKKEDCVKGDPVKKEAREGSKKAESGDKEKDTLKKGPSSTGASGQAKSSAKESKESKTTSKDDKGSTSSVSGSSGSSTRNLWVSGLSSNTKAADLKNLFGKYGKVLGAKVVTNARSPGAKCYGIVTMSSSTEVARCIAHLHRTELHGQQISVEKVKGDPSKKELKKESDEKSSSGRSTGDKKTASSDKANKTPSTKKEEKKSEKSDKKESKEAKKTEGKDEKSDNGTSGPNQESTKKTEEKKRISGKSPGQVVVLDQAKGDQGHTRTVRRGRFDKPQILRNKERIIQDKVKFREYRGRKDILPFEKMKEQRLREHMVRLERIRRAVELRRRREIAERERRERERIRIMHEREECLQRERERLEIERQKLERERMERERLERERVRIEQERRKEAERIAREREELRRQQQQLRYEQEKRNSLKRPRDVDHRRDDPYWNESKKMALDTDARFGHGSDYSRQQNRFNDFDHRERGRYPEGSSVPSSSFDRRDRFVNQGEAKKTRPTARREEPGFERYPKSFSESRRNEPPQPRGELRDTDRREVRGDRDERRTVIIHDRPEMPHGRHPRETGSNPPRQTNWKSEGSISTDKRDGSNFHRGDRPDRSGREVSGHVRGGPPGSRSGASGYGGREGGDRGVMAERGGGQHYNEDRHVVERHSREAGPRKEWHGPSSQGSGYHDTRRMGDGRGGGGMMSPHTSNSSPINRVVQITGNSMQRGSGSGFKPFKGGPPRRF
- the SLTM gene encoding SAFB-like transcription modulator isoform X5, which codes for MAAAASAPAAAAAAGAPAGPAPPPAESKRISDLRVIDLKSELKRRNLDITGVKTVLIARLKQAIEEEGGDPDNIEISVSADTPTKKPTKGKGKKQEADELTGDASVEEDSFVKVIKDSELETQDTSDQDGNDELKDFKEPVEDENLNSKELSSAEKKRHHDPEPAEDPEKDSESQDGEDEENEKDKAGSGDGTQEVSKPLPSEESLAEADHTAHEEMEANPSGKEAEDDNISVTIQAEDAITLDFDGDDLLETGKNVKITDSEASKPKDVQDTISQSLEKESKDYEMTENHKDGKKEDCVKGDPVKKEAREGSKKAESGDKEKDTLKKGPSSTGASGQAKSSAKESKESKTTSKDDKGSTSSVSGSSGSSTRNLWVSGLSSNTKAADLKNLFGKYGKVLGAKVVTNARSPGAKCYGIVTMSSSTEVARCIAHLHRTELHGQQISVEKVKGDPSKKELKKESDEKSSSGRSTGDKKTASSDKANKTPSTKKEEKKSEKSDKKESKEAKKTEGKDEKSDNGTSGPNQESTKKTEEKKRISGKSPGQVVVLDQAKGDQGHTRTVRRGRFDKPQILRNKERIIQDKVKFREYRGRKDILPFEKMKEQRLREHMVRLERIRRAVELRRRREIAERERRERERIRIMHEREECLQRERERLEIERQKLERERMERERLERERVRIEQERRKEAERIAREREELRRQQQQLRYEQEKRNSLKRPRDVDHRRDDPYWNESKKMALDTDARFGHGSDYSRQQNRFNDFDHRERGRYPEGSSVPSSSFDRRDRFVNQGEAKKTRPTARREEPGFERYPKSFSESRRNEPPQPRGELRDTDRREVRGDRDERRTVIIHDRPEMPHGRHPRETGSNPPRQTNWKSEGSISTDKRDGSNFHRGDRPDRSGREVSGHVRGGPPGSRSGASGYGGREGGDRGVMAERGGGQHYNEDRHVVERHSREAGPRKEWHGPSSQGSGYHDTRRMGDGRGGGGMMSPHTSNSSPINRVVQITGNSMQRGSGSGFKPFKGGPPRRF